A genome region from Akkermansiaceae bacterium includes the following:
- the tsaA gene encoding tRNA (N6-threonylcarbamoyladenosine(37)-N6)-methyltransferase TrmO, producing the protein MEIEPIGRLRTCFGEKFAVPRQPGLCPAAWGVLELSPAYRSAEAVRGLDGFSHVWLVFGFHGTESEGWHPTVRPPRLGGNERVGVFASRSTYRPNGLGLSLVKLDRVAMVREGGLEPPVLHFSGVDLVDGTPIYDIKPYLPFIEALPDASVGYATEPIRRVPVELELSAEADFALLDGRSRQVILQVLSLDPRPAASPEETGKAHGAKLCGVDVRFRFHDGVCRITGIDGIR; encoded by the coding sequence ATGGAGATCGAGCCGATAGGTCGCCTGAGGACTTGCTTCGGTGAGAAATTCGCAGTGCCGCGCCAGCCGGGGCTTTGTCCGGCTGCCTGGGGCGTTCTGGAGCTTTCCCCGGCATACCGCTCGGCGGAGGCGGTGCGCGGCCTGGACGGGTTCTCCCATGTCTGGCTGGTCTTCGGCTTCCACGGGACGGAGAGCGAGGGCTGGCATCCGACGGTGCGCCCGCCCAGGCTTGGCGGGAACGAGCGGGTGGGGGTTTTCGCAAGCCGCTCGACCTACAGGCCCAATGGCCTGGGGCTTTCGCTGGTGAAACTGGATCGCGTGGCGATGGTGCGCGAAGGTGGGCTGGAGCCTCCGGTGCTGCATTTTTCCGGGGTCGATCTGGTGGACGGGACGCCCATCTATGACATCAAGCCCTACCTGCCCTTCATCGAGGCGCTGCCGGATGCGTCCGTGGGATATGCCACGGAGCCGATACGGCGGGTGCCTGTGGAGCTTGAACTCTCGGCGGAAGCGGATTTCGCACTCCTCGACGGGCGCTCCCGGCAGGTGATACTCCAGGTTCTATCCCTCGATCCGCGCCCTGCGGCATCCCCGGAGGAAACGGGAAAAGCCCATGGAGCCAAGCTCTGCGGGGTGGATGTGAGGTTCCGTTTCCATGATGGGGTTTGCCGGATCACCGGGATTGATGGGATCCGTTAG
- a CDS encoding BrnT family toxin, with amino-acid sequence MELDLIDTPFDLRKIKPGELEEILEDPFAIRFLPDNDRGDGASRYYALGRTVADRHLFISFTTDGKIARVISAREMSDAERRFYDRNYNETR; translated from the coding sequence ATGGAACTCGACCTCATCGACACCCCCTTCGACCTCCGCAAGATCAAGCCCGGGGAGCTTGAGGAAATCCTCGAGGATCCCTTCGCAATACGCTTCCTCCCGGACAACGACCGCGGCGACGGAGCCTCCCGCTACTACGCACTCGGACGTACCGTTGCGGATCGCCACCTCTTCATTTCCTTCACCACCGACGGAAAAATCGCCCGCGTCATCTCCGCCCGCGAGATGAGCGATGCCGAGCGCCGTTTCTACGACCGCAACTACAACGAAACCCGCTGA
- a CDS encoding glycosyltransferase family 39 protein, with protein sequence MSTSQTQFDTGILIRRSLFFLVLIILTMGNLFTLFRGLNSPQAMDQAQIAREIARGNGFTTKFIRPIAYQQAKEHKDNAPIPFVGFQDTYHSPLNPLLNAAVLKLIGADDAKQWKMGENQMVFDLDRVIAAVSTICFLISIGVSYLLVSRIFDPKIAGVTAILMLLCETFWNYALSGLPQMLMLLLFSCAIYFVYRAVEDASEGRLPFAPAIIAGVFFTLLALTHYLTVWIALGYIIFAAVALRPRGIVGASVLVTLLIGMVFVMLRNSGISGTPFGTAFLNLYNGIGGGTEDFVMRSKDLESYPLLDSGILSSVIRTTLLQTTSIIPFLGGIIVAPVFLISLMHPFKRPSIANFRWAILIMFAVSALGLSIYGISTEKLDPNQTHLLFAPIMTAYGLAFVSILWSKLTPVITVPMLRNVHHIAIIVICGLPLLISLPQKVRIGMDRRDRGGIPHWPPYYAPALNLGLSNWLTDKQICFSDQPWAVAWYADRICVWLPPSRTDFAEIESMAADLDTPVAGILISPSSHGSGNAAEVANKYKDFTSLVMDGRVFLATYPPGLSIYDKDQKIQEITRRYPYRATLVGMDMVYYSDRALRSAEESAESE encoded by the coding sequence ATGAGCACATCACAGACCCAATTCGACACAGGCATCCTGATACGCCGGAGCCTTTTCTTCCTGGTCCTGATCATCCTCACCATGGGAAACCTTTTCACCCTCTTCCGCGGCCTGAACTCCCCGCAGGCCATGGATCAGGCGCAGATCGCGCGCGAAATCGCACGCGGCAACGGCTTCACCACAAAATTCATCCGCCCCATCGCCTACCAACAGGCAAAGGAACACAAGGACAACGCACCCATCCCCTTCGTCGGATTCCAGGACACCTACCACTCCCCGCTCAACCCCCTGCTCAATGCAGCCGTCCTCAAGCTCATCGGCGCGGACGACGCGAAGCAGTGGAAGATGGGGGAGAACCAAATGGTTTTCGACCTGGACCGGGTCATCGCGGCTGTATCGACCATCTGTTTCCTCATTTCCATAGGCGTCAGCTACCTTCTGGTGTCCCGAATTTTCGACCCCAAGATCGCCGGCGTCACCGCCATCCTGATGCTGCTGTGCGAAACCTTCTGGAACTACGCCCTCAGCGGACTCCCGCAGATGCTCATGCTCCTGCTCTTCTCCTGCGCCATCTACTTCGTTTACCGCGCCGTGGAGGATGCCAGCGAAGGCCGCCTGCCCTTCGCCCCCGCCATCATCGCCGGCGTTTTCTTCACTCTTCTCGCCCTCACCCATTACCTCACCGTCTGGATCGCCCTCGGCTACATCATCTTCGCGGCCGTCGCCCTCAGGCCGCGCGGCATTGTCGGCGCATCCGTCCTTGTCACCCTGCTCATCGGCATGGTCTTCGTCATGCTGCGCAACTCCGGCATCTCCGGCACCCCCTTCGGCACCGCTTTCCTCAACCTATACAACGGCATCGGCGGCGGCACCGAGGATTTCGTCATGCGCTCGAAAGACCTGGAGTCATACCCGCTCCTCGATAGCGGCATCCTCTCCAGCGTCATCCGCACCACCCTGCTCCAGACCACCAGCATCATCCCCTTCCTCGGCGGAATCATCGTCGCCCCGGTATTCCTGATCTCTCTGATGCACCCCTTCAAGCGCCCTTCCATCGCTAATTTCCGCTGGGCCATCCTCATCATGTTCGCCGTCTCCGCCCTCGGCCTCTCCATCTACGGAATCTCCACCGAAAAGCTCGACCCCAACCAGACCCACCTGCTCTTCGCCCCGATCATGACGGCCTACGGGCTGGCCTTCGTCTCCATCCTGTGGAGCAAGCTCACCCCGGTCATCACCGTCCCCATGCTCAGGAACGTGCATCATATCGCCATCATCGTCATCTGCGGCCTGCCTCTGCTCATCAGCCTCCCGCAGAAAGTGCGAATCGGCATGGACAGGAGGGATCGCGGAGGCATCCCCCACTGGCCTCCCTACTACGCCCCTGCACTGAACCTCGGCCTCAGCAACTGGCTCACCGACAAGCAGATCTGCTTCTCCGACCAGCCCTGGGCCGTTGCATGGTATGCCGACCGCATTTGCGTCTGGCTCCCCCCCTCGCGCACCGATTTCGCGGAAATCGAAAGCATGGCCGCAGACCTCGACACCCCTGTCGCCGGCATCCTTATCTCCCCCTCCTCTCACGGATCGGGCAACGCCGCCGAAGTCGCCAACAAATACAAGGATTTCACCTCCCTGGTTATGGACGGGCGCGTATTCCTCGCCACCTACCCTCCAGGGCTTTCCATCTACGACAAGGATCAGAAAATCCAGGAAATCACCCGCCGTTACCCGTACCGCGCCACCCTCGTCGGAATGGACATGGTCTATTACTCGGATCGCGCCCTCCGCAGCGCGGAGGAATCCGCGGAATCCGAGTGA
- the trxB gene encoding thioredoxin-disulfide reductase — MEHVIIIGTGCAGYTAAIYTARANLNPLMISGTQPGGQLTTTTEVENFPGFPDGIMGPDMMMAMQKQAERFGTRIQYATVESIVREGDGTFSVKLGEETLRSKTVIIATGAAPRHLGLPNEKKLIGHGLTSCATCDGAFYRDVPVAVIGGGDSACEEAGFLTRFASKVYLIHRRDELRASKIMADRALDNPKIEPVWNSGVTEYLTDEKGEMRAVKLKNLVDGTESELEVACVFVAIGHVPNSGFVSGLVDLDENGYILQTPGRTSTKTPGLFAAGDVADHYYRQAITAAGQGCAAALEAERYLADHE; from the coding sequence ATGGAACACGTAATCATCATCGGAACCGGCTGCGCCGGATACACCGCCGCCATCTACACCGCCCGCGCCAACCTTAATCCGCTGATGATTTCCGGCACCCAGCCGGGTGGGCAGCTGACGACGACAACCGAGGTGGAGAATTTCCCCGGTTTCCCCGATGGCATCATGGGGCCGGATATGATGATGGCGATGCAGAAGCAGGCGGAGAGGTTCGGGACGCGCATCCAGTATGCCACGGTGGAGTCGATCGTTAGGGAGGGTGACGGGACGTTCAGCGTGAAGCTCGGCGAGGAGACATTGCGCTCCAAGACGGTCATCATCGCCACCGGAGCCGCGCCGCGCCACCTCGGCCTGCCCAACGAGAAGAAACTCATCGGCCACGGGCTGACTTCCTGCGCGACCTGTGACGGGGCCTTCTACCGCGATGTGCCGGTGGCGGTGATCGGCGGCGGAGACAGCGCCTGCGAGGAAGCGGGCTTCCTCACACGCTTCGCCAGCAAGGTGTATCTCATACACCGCCGTGACGAGCTCCGCGCCTCCAAGATCATGGCGGACAGGGCTTTGGATAACCCCAAGATCGAACCTGTGTGGAACTCCGGGGTGACCGAATACCTGACGGACGAGAAAGGCGAGATGCGCGCCGTGAAGCTCAAGAACCTGGTGGACGGCACCGAAAGCGAGCTTGAGGTCGCCTGCGTTTTCGTGGCGATCGGCCATGTGCCCAACAGCGGCTTTGTGAGCGGCTTGGTGGATCTGGACGAGAACGGCTACATCCTCCAGACACCCGGCCGCACCTCAACGAAAACGCCGGGACTTTTCGCGGCGGGCGATGTCGCGGATCACTACTACCGGCAGGCGATCACTGCGGCAGGCCAGGGCTGTGCGGCGGCGCTGGAGGCGGAGAGGTATCTGGCGGATCACGAGTGA
- the xseB gene encoding exodeoxyribonuclease VII small subunit yields the protein MPARKKNDVPAATGPSFEEAMGELEDIVEAMEGEQLPLEELVARYEEGSALLKHCGSVLSAAKARIELITLADRGEQGTDDGGSSAGIPGNSPDGISGDPDESNDISLF from the coding sequence ATGCCCGCCCGCAAAAAGAACGATGTCCCCGCAGCCACCGGCCCCTCCTTTGAGGAAGCCATGGGGGAACTGGAGGATATCGTCGAGGCCATGGAAGGCGAGCAACTCCCGCTTGAGGAACTGGTCGCCCGCTACGAGGAAGGTTCCGCCCTGCTCAAGCACTGCGGGTCCGTCCTCTCCGCCGCGAAGGCCAGGATAGAACTCATCACCCTCGCAGACCGCGGGGAACAAGGAACGGACGATGGCGGCTCTTCCGCCGGGATTCCAGGGAACAGCCCGGACGGGATTTCCGGCGACCCAGACGAAAGCAATGACATCAGCCTCTTCTGA
- the pdxH gene encoding pyridoxamine 5'-phosphate oxidase, with protein sequence MDLSDFRKEYSSQGLHRKDLTADPTELFARWFAQATELKVHEPNAMTLATISPEGTPSQRTVLLKAFDSKGFTFFTNYSSRKAAHIAANPSVCLLFPWITLERQVIVQGRAEKITTTESLRYFATRPRDSQIGAWVSNQSEVITSRKILLQKLEEIKTRFRDGEIPLPSFWGGYRVIPQTIEFWQGGPARVHDRFLYTLQPDGGWDINRLSP encoded by the coding sequence ATGGATCTCTCCGACTTCCGAAAAGAATACTCCTCACAAGGACTCCACCGCAAGGATCTCACCGCGGATCCCACCGAGCTCTTCGCCCGATGGTTCGCGCAGGCGACGGAGCTCAAGGTCCACGAACCCAACGCGATGACCCTCGCCACGATCTCGCCGGAAGGCACCCCCAGCCAGCGCACCGTCCTCCTCAAGGCCTTCGATTCCAAGGGCTTCACCTTTTTCACCAACTACAGTTCGCGCAAGGCCGCCCACATCGCCGCAAATCCCTCCGTCTGCCTGCTCTTCCCTTGGATCACCCTGGAACGTCAGGTCATCGTCCAGGGCCGCGCGGAAAAAATCACCACCACGGAATCGCTGCGCTACTTCGCCACCCGCCCGCGCGATTCCCAGATTGGCGCCTGGGTATCGAACCAATCCGAGGTCATCACCTCCCGGAAAATCCTGCTCCAGAAGCTGGAGGAAATCAAAACCCGGTTCCGCGATGGCGAGATCCCACTACCCTCCTTCTGGGGCGGCTACCGCGTGATCCCGCAAACCATCGAATTCTGGCAGGGAGGACCCGCCCGCGTGCATGACCGCTTCCTATACACACTCCAGCCCGATGGCGGCTGGGATATCAACCGCCTCTCGCCATGA
- a CDS encoding 1-deoxy-D-xylulose-5-phosphate synthase produces MTSASSETNGGNSQLLASINSPADLQKLSECELTALAAEIREKLISCLSVTGGHLGPNLGVVELSIAMHTVFSTPQDKFVFDVSHQGYVHKMLTGRAAEIDSIRTYKGLNGFLLRTESPHDAYGAGHAGTALSAALGMAAARDLAGGDNHVVAVAGDAAFTCGPTLEALNNIAETTRKFIVVLNDNEWSIDKNVGAIARYFNALQTHSTYSAVRTTAADFVEKVLGKAVRKIAHRVEEGAKNLIFPNVLFEKFGLRYFGPIDGHNLPLLIKTFEHLKTLNEPAVLHIITEKGRGYQPALDNPGKFHGLGAYKIEDGSTDTVSSPTCSDIFGRTVTDLAIDDPKIVAITAAMPGGTKLETFKKELPDRYFDVGIAEEHAALFAAGLATEGFRPFLAIYSTFMQRAYDMIIHDIALQNLPVRLCMDRGGLSGDDGPTHHGLFDIGYLRHIPNIIHMQPKDEAEFTAMLRWMAKYDDGPTAIRYPRGIIAGTPADDRTSPIELGKGELIQEGSDVALIGLGTFFGMALETKRLLEEKGFSVSLVNPRFIKPLDTALLEKVARSCKVVCTFEDHVLANGFGAACIEHLHDAGIPTHVERIGWPDEFIEHGKPEILHGLHGLTANAALDKILPHLTI; encoded by the coding sequence ATGACATCAGCCTCTTCTGAAACCAACGGCGGCAACAGCCAGCTGCTCGCATCCATCAACAGCCCGGCGGACCTGCAAAAGCTCTCCGAATGCGAACTCACGGCACTGGCCGCGGAGATCCGTGAAAAGCTCATCAGCTGCCTCTCGGTGACAGGCGGCCACCTCGGCCCCAACCTCGGTGTCGTGGAGCTGAGCATCGCCATGCACACTGTCTTCTCAACGCCGCAGGACAAATTCGTCTTCGATGTCTCCCACCAGGGATACGTCCACAAGATGCTCACCGGACGCGCGGCGGAAATCGACTCCATCCGCACCTACAAAGGCCTCAACGGCTTCCTCCTCCGCACCGAGTCCCCACACGATGCCTATGGCGCGGGTCACGCAGGCACCGCCCTCTCCGCAGCCCTCGGCATGGCCGCAGCCCGCGATCTCGCCGGCGGGGATAACCACGTCGTCGCCGTCGCCGGGGATGCCGCCTTCACCTGCGGCCCCACCCTTGAGGCGCTCAACAACATCGCCGAGACCACCAGGAAATTCATCGTCGTCCTCAACGACAACGAATGGTCCATCGACAAGAACGTGGGTGCCATCGCCCGCTACTTCAACGCCCTCCAGACCCACTCCACCTACTCCGCCGTCCGCACGACCGCTGCCGATTTCGTCGAGAAAGTCCTTGGCAAGGCCGTCCGCAAGATCGCCCACCGCGTCGAGGAAGGCGCGAAGAACCTGATCTTCCCCAACGTCCTCTTCGAGAAGTTCGGCCTCCGCTACTTCGGCCCCATCGATGGGCACAACCTGCCTTTGCTCATCAAGACCTTCGAGCACCTCAAGACGCTCAACGAGCCTGCCGTGCTCCACATCATCACGGAAAAGGGCCGCGGCTACCAGCCCGCCCTCGACAACCCGGGCAAGTTCCACGGACTTGGTGCCTACAAGATCGAGGACGGCTCCACCGATACCGTCTCCTCACCGACCTGCTCGGACATCTTCGGCCGCACCGTCACCGACCTCGCCATCGACGACCCAAAGATCGTCGCCATCACCGCCGCCATGCCGGGCGGGACGAAGCTGGAGACGTTCAAGAAGGAACTCCCGGACCGCTACTTCGATGTCGGCATCGCCGAGGAGCACGCCGCCCTCTTCGCAGCCGGCCTCGCCACCGAGGGCTTCCGCCCCTTCCTGGCAATCTATTCCACCTTCATGCAGCGGGCCTATGACATGATCATCCATGACATCGCGCTCCAGAACCTCCCTGTCCGCCTCTGCATGGATCGCGGCGGACTCTCCGGCGACGACGGCCCCACCCACCACGGGCTATTCGACATCGGCTATCTCCGGCACATCCCCAACATCATCCACATGCAGCCCAAGGATGAGGCCGAGTTCACCGCCATGCTCAGATGGATGGCGAAATACGACGACGGCCCCACCGCAATCCGCTACCCGCGCGGCATCATCGCCGGGACACCCGCCGATGACAGGACGTCCCCCATCGAACTGGGCAAAGGCGAGCTCATCCAGGAAGGCTCCGATGTCGCCCTCATCGGTCTCGGCACATTCTTCGGGATGGCCTTGGAGACCAAAAGGCTGCTTGAGGAGAAGGGCTTCTCCGTATCGCTGGTGAACCCGCGTTTCATCAAGCCCCTCGACACCGCCCTGCTCGAAAAGGTTGCCCGCTCCTGCAAGGTCGTCTGCACCTTCGAGGATCATGTCCTGGCCAACGGCTTCGGGGCCGCCTGCATCGAGCACCTGCATGACGCAGGCATACCCACACACGTTGAGCGGATCGGCTGGCCGGACGAATTCATCGAGCACGGCAAGCCAGAGATCCTACACGGGCTCCACGGACTGACAGCAAACGCCGCACTCGACAAAATCCTCCCGCATCTCACTATCTAG
- a CDS encoding sigma-54-dependent Fis family transcriptional regulator: protein MLPTLLIVDDERATREGLRSALDEDFEVYAASSNSEALAILKTEPIQLLLTDLRLGGDSGMDLIDAASRLPEPPVILMMTAYGSVDTAVEAMRRGAFHFVTKPLNIDEVEMLLKRALRSRTLETENVQLTRQVKKNASLTRLIGKSPEIKRVTEMIEQVAPTRATVLIEGESGTGKELVANAIHHLSGRPAAKLVIVNCAALSPQLLESELFGHEKGSFTGAAQKRIGRFEQADGGTLFLDEIGEIDTATQVKLLRALSERSIERVGSNTPIKVDVRLVAATNRNLRKLVDEGKFREDLFFRLNVVSIHMPALRERPEDIVLMAAAFLREFAEENQRPVKPLTDAAIHKLVSYPWPGNVRELRTAIEHGVVMSNDDVISPAHLPAFLDGRQRDDPAAEKPAQSPPAAPDELNLQALEASTIRRALAETGDNRTKAAELLGISRRTLQRKIKELGL from the coding sequence ATGCTCCCCACACTCCTCATCGTTGACGACGAGCGCGCCACCCGCGAAGGGCTGCGCAGTGCGCTGGACGAGGATTTCGAGGTCTATGCCGCCTCCAGCAACAGCGAGGCTCTGGCCATCCTCAAGACCGAGCCCATCCAGCTGCTCCTGACGGATCTGCGCCTCGGCGGGGATTCCGGCATGGATCTCATCGATGCCGCCTCCAGGCTCCCGGAGCCGCCGGTGATCCTGATGATGACCGCCTACGGCTCGGTCGATACCGCCGTCGAGGCCATGCGCAGGGGCGCCTTCCATTTCGTCACCAAGCCGCTCAACATCGACGAGGTGGAGATGCTGCTGAAGCGCGCTCTCCGCTCCCGAACCCTGGAAACCGAGAACGTCCAGCTCACCAGGCAGGTCAAAAAGAACGCCAGCCTGACGCGGCTGATCGGGAAATCGCCGGAGATCAAGCGAGTCACAGAGATGATCGAGCAGGTCGCGCCGACCCGCGCCACCGTCCTTATCGAGGGCGAGTCCGGCACCGGCAAGGAACTCGTCGCCAACGCGATCCACCACCTCTCCGGACGCCCCGCCGCCAAGCTGGTCATCGTGAATTGCGCCGCCCTCTCCCCGCAGCTTCTCGAGTCCGAACTCTTCGGCCACGAGAAGGGCTCCTTCACGGGTGCAGCGCAGAAACGCATCGGCCGCTTCGAGCAGGCGGACGGCGGCACGCTTTTCCTCGATGAGATCGGCGAGATCGACACGGCGACGCAGGTGAAGCTTCTCCGTGCCCTTTCCGAACGATCCATCGAGCGGGTCGGCTCGAACACACCGATCAAGGTCGATGTCCGACTCGTTGCCGCCACCAACAGGAACCTCCGCAAGCTCGTGGACGAGGGGAAATTCCGCGAGGATCTTTTTTTCCGCCTGAACGTGGTTTCGATCCACATGCCCGCCCTGCGGGAAAGGCCGGAGGACATCGTGCTGATGGCGGCGGCTTTCCTGCGGGAGTTCGCCGAGGAAAACCAGCGCCCGGTCAAGCCGCTCACCGATGCGGCGATCCACAAGCTCGTCTCCTACCCGTGGCCGGGAAACGTCCGCGAGCTACGCACCGCCATCGAGCACGGCGTGGTCATGAGCAACGACGACGTCATCTCACCCGCCCACCTGCCCGCATTCCTGGACGGTCGCCAGCGGGATGACCCCGCGGCGGAAAAACCCGCACAAAGCCCCCCAGCAGCCCCGGACGAGCTGAATTTGCAGGCGCTGGAGGCCAGCACGATACGCAGGGCCCTCGCCGAAACAGGCGACAACCGCACCAAGGCGGCGGAACTTCTGGGGATCAGCCGCCGCACCCTCCAGAGAAAAATCAAGGAACTAGGGCTTTGA
- the purH gene encoding bifunctional phosphoribosylaminoimidazolecarboxamide formyltransferase/IMP cyclohydrolase codes for MAISRALLSVSDKTGLVEFAQGLAEMGVELLSTGGTAKALRDAGLTVIDVSEYTGAPELFEGRLKTLHPMVHGGLLHRRDDPQHVADAEKHGIPPIDLVVVNLYPFEETVAKEGVTLAEAIENIDIGGPSMLRSAAKNHSHVTVVVSPDDYRLVLEEMRGNGGDTTKGLREQLAVKVFLRTSQYDGAITNFLGQCRQGTGCSFTLSLPLEQELRYGDNPHQKCSLYGNFASCFTQLQGKGLSYTNIIDIEAAADLILDFVRPTVAILKHTNPCGVGQDDEDLRLAWKKAFETDRQAPFGGVIITNRPLTLELARIISEIFTDVIIAPDFEPDARALLQKKKNLRLMKMNDAYLSAKKAPVIRSSPGGIMVMDRDHTALGLDDMESKVVTKRPPTQEEIRAMRFGWRIVKNVKSNAIVYAHADRTLGIGAGQMSRVDSSRIAIWKAKEAGLDLKGSIVASDAMFPFADGLQSAIDAGATACIQPGGSMRDEEVIAAADAAGMAMVFTGHRHFRH; via the coding sequence ATGGCCATTTCAAGAGCATTGCTTTCGGTTTCCGATAAAACGGGTTTGGTGGAGTTCGCACAAGGGCTCGCGGAAATGGGGGTTGAGCTGCTCTCGACCGGCGGCACCGCGAAGGCGCTGCGCGACGCAGGACTCACCGTCATCGACGTATCCGAATACACCGGCGCACCTGAACTCTTCGAGGGTCGCCTGAAAACCCTCCATCCCATGGTGCACGGCGGCCTGCTGCACCGCCGCGACGATCCACAGCACGTGGCCGATGCGGAAAAGCACGGCATCCCGCCCATCGATCTTGTGGTGGTGAACCTGTACCCCTTCGAGGAAACCGTCGCGAAGGAAGGTGTCACGCTTGCGGAGGCCATCGAGAACATCGACATCGGCGGGCCGTCGATGCTGCGCAGCGCGGCGAAGAACCATTCGCATGTCACCGTCGTGGTTTCCCCCGATGACTATCGGCTGGTGCTTGAGGAAATGCGCGGCAACGGCGGCGATACGACCAAGGGCTTGCGCGAGCAGCTTGCGGTGAAAGTGTTCCTGCGCACCTCCCAGTATGACGGGGCGATCACGAATTTCCTCGGCCAGTGCCGCCAGGGCACGGGCTGTTCCTTCACACTGAGCCTTCCGCTCGAGCAGGAGCTGCGCTACGGCGACAACCCGCACCAGAAATGCTCGCTATACGGGAATTTCGCATCCTGCTTCACCCAGCTCCAGGGCAAGGGGCTGAGCTACACGAACATCATCGACATCGAGGCCGCAGCTGACCTGATCCTGGATTTCGTCCGCCCCACCGTCGCCATCCTCAAGCATACGAACCCATGTGGTGTCGGCCAGGATGACGAGGATCTCCGCCTCGCGTGGAAGAAAGCCTTCGAGACGGACCGCCAGGCGCCCTTCGGCGGGGTGATCATCACCAACCGCCCGCTGACGCTGGAACTCGCCCGGATCATTTCGGAAATTTTCACCGATGTGATCATCGCCCCGGACTTCGAGCCAGATGCCCGCGCCCTTCTCCAGAAGAAGAAGAACCTGCGGCTGATGAAAATGAACGATGCCTACCTCTCCGCCAAGAAAGCTCCGGTGATCCGCTCCAGCCCGGGTGGCATCATGGTCATGGACCGAGACCACACCGCGCTTGGCCTGGATGACATGGAAAGCAAGGTCGTCACCAAGCGCCCTCCGACCCAGGAAGAGATCCGGGCGATGCGCTTCGGCTGGAGGATCGTGAAAAACGTGAAATCCAACGCCATCGTTTACGCCCATGCGGATCGCACGCTCGGTATCGGTGCCGGCCAGATGAGTCGCGTTGATTCCTCCCGCATCGCGATCTGGAAAGCCAAGGAGGCGGGGCTGGATCTCAAGGGATCCATCGTCGCCTCGGATGCCATGTTTCCCTTCGCGGACGGGCTGCAATCCGCGATCGACGCCGGTGCCACCGCCTGCATCCAGCCGGGTGGCTCGATGCGCGACGAGGAGGTCATCGCCGCCGCCGATGCAGCTGGAATGGCCATGGTCTTCACCGGCCACAGGCATTTCAGGCATTGA
- the vanZ gene encoding VanZ family protein: MLKIELLGSPRLWLTGFITWAAALFVLSSFSKTMPEGGPEIPHIDKILHFGYFMGGAFTFATWVILRKGLQAPLRQRILLPLLLFAVIGALDEWHQTFTPGRSGNDPFDWLADILGSLIKHCPREPTAFPAAETSGAAMKPMA, encoded by the coding sequence ATGTTGAAAATTGAACTCTTGGGCAGCCCCCGCCTCTGGCTCACCGGCTTCATCACCTGGGCTGCCGCGCTTTTCGTCCTCTCGTCGTTTTCAAAAACAATGCCCGAGGGCGGGCCGGAAATCCCCCATATCGATAAGATCCTGCATTTCGGATACTTCATGGGAGGTGCTTTCACCTTCGCCACCTGGGTCATACTGAGAAAAGGGCTGCAAGCCCCGCTCCGGCAACGCATCCTTCTGCCACTGCTGCTCTTCGCCGTCATCGGCGCGCTGGACGAATGGCACCAGACCTTCACCCCAGGCCGCTCCGGCAACGATCCCTTCGACTGGCTCGCAGACATCCTCGGCTCCCTCATTAAGCATTGTCCTCGCGAGCCGACTGCATTCCCCGCTGCAGAAACTTCAGGGGCGGCAATGAAACCGATGGCCTGA